In Brachybacterium fresconis, the genomic stretch CCGCGCTTGATCTGGCCGGATCGGGTGTCATCCCCCAGTTGGTCGAGCTGACGGGAGACCCGGACAGAGTGCTCTCGATCGCCGACCTCTCGGCACCGGAGCACGGCGTCCGCCTGTCGCTCGTGCCCGGCCCCGTGCAGGAGGCTCTCGACGTCATCGTCGAGCTCATCTCCCGCGGCGCGCTGCACACCCCCGTCGAACAGTCGTACACCCTGGCCGAGGCGGCGTCCGCGCACGTCGACAGCCAGGCCGGCCACTCCCGGGGGCGCCGCATCATGGTCCCATGAGCTCGTCAGCCGGTGACGGTTCCCGCGATCTCGTGCATCTGCTCGAGCCGGCCCCACTCGTCGTCGTCCGTGCCGGCGTAGACGTAGGAGATCCGCCCGGCGTAGCCGACATCGCGCAGCACCGTGAGGCAGCGCGTGAGGTCCTCGACATCGAGCACGCCCGGCGCGGATTCGCGGGCCTTGACCTGGGAGCACTCCGCTCCCCCGGCCACGGCGGCGATCTGCTCGTACTTGTCGGGTCCGGTCCAGTTCCCGGTGTCGATGAGGAGCCCGACCTCTCCCCCGAGCCGGTCCAGCAGGTCGCGGGTGGTGTCCGCGTCGACCAGGAGCGACTTCCAGTTCTCGGTGATCACCCGGATGTCCGGATGGTCCGCCGCGAGCTCGCGGAGCCGACGGGCGCTGAGCGCGATCGTCTGCTCCGTCGGCGGCTGGTCCCCGGCGGGCACCCGCACCCGCGGGGCGCCGAGCTGCTCGGCCACGTCGATCCAGCCCGACAGCCAGTCCTGCTGCTCCTCGCCGCGCTCGGGGTGCGTGACGTCCCCGTCGTCGACCAGGAAGCACTCGAGGTCGACCCCTGCGGTGTCGAAGGCGTCGCGCACCTCGGCGAGGTAGGAGGCCGCGGTGCGGGGCAGGTAGAAGTGGCACAGCTGCGCGCTGGCGAATCCGTGCGCGGCGAGCTGACCGGGCAGCTCGAGCAGCGGCAGGCCCTCGGCACCGTCGTTCTCGGTCAGCACCCCCGACGGTGCCGACCCCGGGGCGACGAACCGCCCCATGGTCCGGAACAGCGACCAGGTGTGCAGCGCCTTGGTGGGATCGAGCGAGTGGGCCATGGGATCTCCTGTGAGCGGGGTGCCGGGACACGGCGTGGCAGGGCTCCATCATGTCGCGGATGGGCGGCGCAGGATACGGTCCGGGCCCATGACCGTGGACCGCCGCCGACGGGCCGATCCTGGCCGGCTCTGCCGTTCTCGGCGCGCAGATGGAGGCGAGGTTGGACCGTCCCGTGCCGTGACGTGGGGTCGCGCTGGTGGACGCCCCGTCGCCTGCAGGCAGGAACTCGGACGCAGCTCCCGCCCGCTCGCGCCGCCGTCGACCTCACGCAGGCTATGGCCGCAGATCGGACATCACGGGACGTCTGTTGCCACACCGGTCTCGGCGCTCTACGTTCATCAGCATGGACAATGCGGTGGCCCGTCGCGCGATCACGGCGGCCCAGGAGCTCCTCGCATCGCTGGAACTGGACGTCGAGGAAGCCGTCGTCCTCCACGACTCGAACCGACTCACGGTGCTCCTGCTGCCCTGCGACCTGGTCGCCCGCATCGGTCCCATCTCGCCGGGCGGCGCCGAGCTCGAGATCGACCGGGCACTCCGGCTCGCCGCCGTCGGCGCACCCGTGGGCACCCTCGATCCACGCACCCCTCCGCGAGTCCACGTGCGCGACGGCTTCGAGATCACCCTGTGGGCCCATCATGCACAGCGCAGCGATCGCGAGCTCCCCCCGGCCTGCTACGCCGACGCCCTCGCCCGTCTGCACATGGCGATGCGCGAGGCGGACCTGGACGTCCCGCCGCTCTCCGAGCGCGTCGGCTCCGCACTCTCCCTGGTCGACGACCCGGGACGCACCCCGCGCCTGACCGGCCCGGACCGCGCCTTCCTGCACGAGGCCCTCATCGGGCTCGGCGCAGAGATCGAGCGGCGCGGCACCCACCAGGTGCTGCACGGGGAGCCGCACCCCGGCAACATCCTGGACACCGCCGAGGGCCCGCTGTTCATCGACCTGGAGACCTGCTGCACGGGCCCGGTCGAGTTCGATCTCGCCCACGCCCCGATGGACGTCGCCGCGCACTATCCGGGACTGGACACCGACCTGCTCGCGGACTGCCGAATCCTCTCCTGGGCGCTGGCGACCTCGTGGCGCTGGGACCGCGATGACTCGCTGCCGAGCGGAGAGCGCCTGGGCGCCGAGTGGCTGCAGCACGTCCGCGAGATGATGTCTCGCCGATCGCACGCCCTCTGACCGTCCCCCTCGTTCACGGCGCGAACCGGGCGCTCAGCTCCGCCACTCGTTCCCTGCGGTGCTCCGGCCGCATGCGCCCGGCCCGCTCCAGCAGGCTGATGCCGTGCAGCGCGCCCCAGAACACCTCGGTCACGGTGCCGTCGCCGTCGTCCCCGATCGCGGCAGCCAGGGTCTCGAAGCCTGTGCGCAGGTCCGGGGGCGTCTCGGCGCCGGCGAACTGCGTGTCGATCGAGAGCTGGAACATCGCCTCGTAGACCGCTGGGTGGGCACGCCCGAAGTCGAGATAGGCGGTGGCGACGGCCTCGATGTCGCGCTGCCCGTCGGTGCCGCCGAGCGCGGCACGGCACTGCTGCGTCAGGTCGGCGAAGCCTTCGAGCGCCACGGCCAGCATGATCTCTGCCTTTCCGCCGGGGAAGTGGCCGTAGAGCACCGGCTGCGTATAGCCGATGGCATCGGCGAGGTGCCGGGTCGTCACCGCCGACCATCCGTCGGCATCAGCGCGTTCCCGAGCGATCTCGAGGATCCGACGACGCCTCTCCTCGGTGCGCTGCTGACGTGCCTTCGTCTCCACCACTGGTCCTCCCGACGCCGCCCCTCTTGCCCTCCCGTGCTCTGCCAGCGTAATCTAACACTGCTAGATCTAGCACTGCTATTCAGGAGTGACCCCATGCTGCCCGTCCTCGCCGTCGTCTCCACCACCAGCGTCGGCCTCCTGGTCGGCGTCGAGTTCGCCGTCGCCGTCGTCGTCCATCCGATCCTCCGACGCCTGCCGGTCGCCGCCTCGATCGCCGGGCGCGCGCACGGCGCACGGATGCTGGGCCGCGTGATGCCGTTCTGGTACATCGGCTCGACCGTTCTCGTCGCGGCACTCGCCGTACTGACCTGGGGCTCCACCACGGCCGTGGTGGCACTCGTCGCCATCGGGCTGCTGCTGCTCAGCGTCGTGCTCTCGGTCGCGCTGCTGGTGCCGATCAACAACCAAGCTACCCAGTGGACCGCTGAGTCTCTCCCCGAGAACTGGCGTGAGCTGCAGCAGCGCTGGGACCGTCTGCACACGGCCCGCGTCGGGATCATCGTCGTGGCGCTCGTGCTGGTCACCGTTGCCACGACGACTCTGTGACCGACGGGCTGCCCGAGCCCCTGGTGTCCGCCGAGAACACTCCGTCGGGCCCGCAGGGAGGGCGCTTCCGTGAGGACGTGGTGAAAGGGGTGGCGACACGTGACCCCGGAACCGCATAGTGAGGGTGGACCCAGGTACGCGAGCGGCGCGGGGCCGCCCCCGTCGGCCACAGGCCCGCACGGTCACCGACCGCCCCTGGACAGGCAAGGAGTCGACATGAGCCCACGACGCCGAGGTCGCCCACGACTGGACCTCGAGGAGCTGCCGCCCGCCCTCGCCGCCACCCTCGACGCCGCCGTCGCCGGCGAGGAGGTCATGCTGACGCGGTCCGGTGCTCCGCTCGGCACCCTCGTCGTCCGCTCCTCGACCCTGGAAGGCGTGGTCCACGAGACACCCCGAACGAAGGACCCGCGCCCGGTGCCCGAGGGGATCACCGTGGTCGCGACCGCGATGGAGCTCTCGGAGAAGGCCCGCCGGCGGATCTCCGAGGAGCTCGGCGAGGACTACATCGTCCTCGACCTCCACGAGGCACCGCCCTGTGCCGACGTGCTGCTCGTCCCGCCGATCAGCCCACAGCTGGTCGGGGCGCTGCGCGGGCAGTTCCCCGACGCGCGCCTGCTGGTCACCGAGATCGAGGACGAGGAGCTGGGCGTCCACTACGGCGGCCCCGTCAGCCGAATGCTCGAGGCGGGCGCCTCCGGTTACCTGCCGCCGCGGCCGGTGGCCGAACTCGCCACCACCGTGCACGCCCACCTGAGGCGTCGCGATGCGCTCGCCCTCGAAGCCTCCGCTGCCGGCCAGGAGCAGACCGGTGAGGGCCGGACCCTCACCGACTGACGACTGGTGGCGGCGGCGGACCAGCGACCGTACAGCCGACGCTGTACAGTCATGGCATGCACGAGACCGTGACGCTCAGCCACACCGCATCCCTCGCCCGCCTGGGCCACGCGCTGTCCGACGAGACCAGGACCCGCGCCCTCCTGGCGCTCCGGGAGGCCCCGGCATTCCCGTCGGACCTCGCCGAAGCGCTCGGCGTCTCGCGACAGAAACTCTC encodes the following:
- a CDS encoding sugar phosphate isomerase/epimerase family protein encodes the protein MAHSLDPTKALHTWSLFRTMGRFVAPGSAPSGVLTENDGAEGLPLLELPGQLAAHGFASAQLCHFYLPRTAASYLAEVRDAFDTAGVDLECFLVDDGDVTHPERGEEQQDWLSGWIDVAEQLGAPRVRVPAGDQPPTEQTIALSARRLRELAADHPDIRVITENWKSLLVDADTTRDLLDRLGGEVGLLIDTGNWTGPDKYEQIAAVAGGAECSQVKARESAPGVLDVEDLTRCLTVLRDVGYAGRISYVYAGTDDDEWGRLEQMHEIAGTVTG
- a CDS encoding phosphotransferase; the encoded protein is MDNAVARRAITAAQELLASLELDVEEAVVLHDSNRLTVLLLPCDLVARIGPISPGGAELEIDRALRLAAVGAPVGTLDPRTPPRVHVRDGFEITLWAHHAQRSDRELPPACYADALARLHMAMREADLDVPPLSERVGSALSLVDDPGRTPRLTGPDRAFLHEALIGLGAEIERRGTHQVLHGEPHPGNILDTAEGPLFIDLETCCTGPVEFDLAHAPMDVAAHYPGLDTDLLADCRILSWALATSWRWDRDDSLPSGERLGAEWLQHVREMMSRRSHAL
- a CDS encoding TetR/AcrR family transcriptional regulator codes for the protein METKARQQRTEERRRRILEIARERADADGWSAVTTRHLADAIGYTQPVLYGHFPGGKAEIMLAVALEGFADLTQQCRAALGGTDGQRDIEAVATAYLDFGRAHPAVYEAMFQLSIDTQFAGAETPPDLRTGFETLAAAIGDDGDGTVTEVFWGALHGISLLERAGRMRPEHRRERVAELSARFAP
- a CDS encoding anthrone oxygenase family protein gives rise to the protein MLPVLAVVSTTSVGLLVGVEFAVAVVVHPILRRLPVAASIAGRAHGARMLGRVMPFWYIGSTVLVAALAVLTWGSTTAVVALVAIGLLLLSVVLSVALLVPINNQATQWTAESLPENWRELQQRWDRLHTARVGIIVVALVLVTVATTTL